The following coding sequences are from one Mus pahari chromosome X, PAHARI_EIJ_v1.1, whole genome shotgun sequence window:
- the LOC110314554 gene encoding LOW QUALITY PROTEIN: 60S ribosomal protein L29-like (The sequence of the model RefSeq protein was modified relative to this genomic sequence to represent the inferred CDS: substituted 1 base at 1 genomic stop codon) produces the protein MAKSKNHTTHNQSRKWHRNGIKKPRSQRYESLKGVDPKFLRNMHFAKKHNKKGLKKMQANNTKAVSARAEAIKAFVKPQVIKPKMPKGPKLKRLAFIAHPKLGKRIXSYMAKGQRLCQPKPKVQTKAGAKAPAKAQTSAPAQAPKGAQAPKGAQAPVKAP, from the coding sequence atggccaagtccaagaaccacaccacacacaaccagtcccgcaaatggcacagaaatggcatcaagaaaccccGGTCGCAAAGATATGAATCTCTTAAGGGGGttgaccccaagttcctgaggaacatgcactttgccaagaagcacaacaagaaaggcctgaagaagatgcaggccaacaacacaaaggcagtgagtgcacgcgcagaggccatcaaggcctTTGTGAAGCCTCAGGTCATCAAAcccaagatgccaaagggccCCAAACTCAAACGGCTGGCTTTCATCgctcaccccaagcttgggaagcGGATTTgaagctacatggccaagggtcagaggctctgccaaccGAAGCCTAAGGTTCAGACCAAGGCAGGGGCCAAAGCTCCAGCTAAGGCCCAGActtcagctccagcccaggctcccaAAGGTGCTCAGGCCcccaaaggtgcccaggcccctgtgaaggccccatag